The following proteins are encoded in a genomic region of Thioclava nitratireducens:
- the ruvB gene encoding Holliday junction branch migration DNA helicase RuvB, producing MSEPDPTLRPDRLPEDADRALRPQALEEFTGQAEARANLRVFIESAKMRSQAMDHTLFHGPPGLGKTTLAQIMARELGVNFKMTSGPVLAKAGDLAAILTNLEARDVLFIDEIHRMNPAVEEVLYPAMEDFELDLVIGEGPAARTVRIELQPFTLVGATTRLGLLTTPLRDRFGIPTRLQFYTEDELDLIVTRGSRLLGIPSDPEGTREIAKRARGTPRIAGRLLRRVVDFALVEGDGRLTREIADRALTRLGVDNLGLDGADRRYMMLMADHYGGGPVGVETLSAALSESRDAIEEVIEPYLLQQGLISRTPRGRMLGVRAWRHLGLEAPKPATPQTDLFGDG from the coding sequence ATGAGCGAACCCGATCCCACGTTGCGGCCCGACCGCTTGCCCGAAGACGCCGACCGCGCTCTGCGGCCTCAGGCGCTGGAAGAATTCACCGGTCAGGCCGAGGCCCGCGCCAATCTGCGGGTCTTCATCGAGAGCGCGAAGATGCGCAGCCAGGCGATGGATCACACGCTGTTCCACGGCCCGCCCGGTCTGGGCAAGACGACGCTCGCGCAGATCATGGCGCGCGAGCTGGGCGTGAATTTCAAGATGACCTCGGGGCCGGTTCTGGCCAAGGCGGGTGATCTTGCTGCGATCCTGACCAATCTCGAAGCGCGCGACGTACTGTTCATCGACGAGATTCACAGGATGAATCCGGCGGTCGAGGAAGTGCTCTATCCCGCGATGGAGGATTTCGAGCTTGACCTCGTGATCGGGGAAGGCCCCGCCGCGCGCACTGTGCGGATCGAATTGCAGCCTTTCACGCTGGTCGGCGCGACCACGCGGCTTGGTTTGCTGACGACGCCGCTGCGCGACCGTTTCGGCATCCCGACCCGACTGCAATTCTACACCGAGGATGAGCTGGACCTGATCGTGACGCGCGGGTCGCGGCTGCTGGGTATCCCGTCCGATCCCGAAGGCACCCGCGAGATCGCCAAGCGCGCCCGCGGTACCCCGCGCATCGCCGGCCGCCTGCTGCGCCGCGTCGTCGATTTCGCGCTGGTCGAAGGCGACGGGCGGCTGACCCGCGAGATCGCGGACCGGGCGTTGACGCGGCTCGGCGTCGACAATCTCGGTCTCGACGGCGCGGACCGGCGCTACATGATGCTGATGGCAGATCATTACGGCGGCGGCCCGGTGGGGGTGGAGACGCTTTCGGCCGCGCTCTCGGAAAGCCGCGACGCGATCGAGGAAGTCATCGAACCTTACCTGCTGCAACAGGGCCTGATCAGCCGCACCCCGCGCGGGCGGATGCTGGGCGTGCGGGCGTGGCGGCATCTGGGGCTGGAAGCTCCGAAACCTGCAACCCCGCAGACGGACCTGTTCGGCGATGGCTAA
- a CDS encoding YcjF family protein: protein MKKPVMIEIEDAPSPAEAAPIEDMPSATEERLEGRAMQIATRLGARRASPIVRFFWRATVALVGFLISVALWRFIDGLFATHPILGWIGTALVAAFALGVLLITAREIAAFSRLARLDKVHKEVSEALSADDLSRARKVTAHVSGLYAARPEMDWARKRLAEQTGEVLDTDTLMGLAETELMGPLDAAARLEIEAASRTVATVTAVVPLALADVFTALTANLRMIRRIAEIYGGRSGTLGSVRLARTVMTHLVATGAVAAGDDLIETVTGGHLVSKLSRRFGEGVINGALTARVGIAALEVCRPMPFRKLQKPRVTNLIGRSLTGVFGKKGD, encoded by the coding sequence ATGAAAAAACCGGTGATGATCGAGATCGAGGACGCGCCCTCGCCCGCCGAGGCCGCGCCGATCGAGGATATGCCGAGCGCGACCGAGGAACGTCTGGAAGGCCGCGCCATGCAGATCGCGACCCGACTGGGGGCACGCCGCGCCTCGCCCATCGTGCGGTTCTTCTGGCGCGCGACAGTGGCGCTGGTCGGTTTCCTGATTTCCGTCGCGCTCTGGCGCTTCATCGACGGGCTGTTCGCCACCCATCCGATCCTCGGCTGGATCGGCACCGCGCTGGTAGCGGCCTTCGCGCTTGGCGTGCTGCTGATCACGGCGCGCGAAATCGCCGCCTTCTCGCGGCTGGCGCGGCTCGACAAGGTCCACAAGGAAGTCTCGGAAGCGTTGAGCGCCGACGACCTAAGCCGCGCCCGCAAGGTGACGGCCCATGTCTCCGGCCTCTATGCCGCGCGGCCCGAAATGGATTGGGCGCGCAAACGACTGGCCGAGCAAACGGGCGAAGTGCTCGACACCGACACGCTGATGGGGCTGGCAGAGACCGAGCTGATGGGACCGCTCGACGCCGCGGCCCGGCTGGAGATCGAGGCCGCGTCGCGCACCGTCGCCACGGTGACCGCCGTCGTGCCGCTTGCGCTGGCCGATGTGTTCACCGCGCTTACCGCAAACCTGCGGATGATCCGGCGCATCGCGGAAATCTATGGCGGGCGCTCGGGCACACTCGGCTCGGTGCGGCTGGCGCGGACTGTGATGACCCATCTCGTCGCGACCGGCGCGGTAGCGGCGGGCGACGATCTGATCGAGACCGTCACCGGCGGTCATCTGGTCTCGAAACTTTCGCGCCGCTTCGGCGAAGGCGTGATCAACGGCGCGCTGACCGCCCGCGTCGGCATCGCCGCGCTGGAGGTCTGCCGCCCGATGCCCTTCCGCAAACTGCAAAAGCCGCGCGTGACCAACCTGATCGGGCGGTCGCTGACGGGCGTGTTCGGGAAGAAAGGGGACTGA
- a CDS encoding group III truncated hemoglobin, whose product MANPLARFEITEAEIDRVVARFYERVREHAMLGPVFAVHVTDWPTHEDKVARFWKNAILRKPVYDGSPMQVHRAAGNVRPGMFSTWLAEFDKVLREELSPEQAEGWSALAHRIGMSLRQGVVERETLPGGIPKLK is encoded by the coding sequence ATGGCTAATCCCCTGGCACGTTTCGAGATCACCGAGGCCGAGATCGACCGCGTCGTCGCGCGCTTCTACGAGCGCGTCCGGGAACATGCGATGCTGGGCCCGGTCTTTGCGGTGCATGTCACCGACTGGCCGACACATGAGGACAAGGTCGCACGGTTCTGGAAGAACGCGATCCTTCGCAAACCGGTCTATGACGGCTCGCCCATGCAGGTCCACCGGGCGGCGGGCAACGTGCGCCCGGGCATGTTTTCGACCTGGCTTGCAGAATTCGACAAGGTGCTGCGCGAGGAGCTCTCGCCCGAACAGGCGGAAGGTTGGTCAGCGCTCGCCCATCGCATTGGCATGAGCCTGCGCCAGGGCGTGGTCGAACGCGAGACGCTTCCAGGCGGTATTCCGAAACTGAAATGA